A segment of the Streptomyces sp. NBC_01235 genome:
AGCCCGGTGATCCCACCGACCTTCGGCGCGCCGACCTGGTGGATCAGCCGACGCGCGTACGGCGCGACCGACTCGAAGTAGCGGCGCTGGGCCTCCGCGTAGATCGTCCCGAACGCCAGCGACGACTTCCCGGAGCCGGACACCCCCGTGAACACGGCCACCACGTCGCGCGGGATGTCGACGTCCACTCCCTGGAGGTTGTGTTCGCGGGCGTCCCGGACCCTGATGTACCCGTCGCGCACGGACGGATCGTCGCCGTGCGGCTGGTGGGGGCTCGGCATGAGGGGAACTCCGTACGGGTCTTCGGCCGCGCGGCGCGTGCCGGGCGGGACAAACCCCGCAATCCTATGCGCGCGGGCCGCGCGACGCGCTCGGAGACAGGGGCGGGCAAGGGCGTCCACGCCGTGCCGGCCGGCAGGGCGGCGGGGGACCGGCTCAGGAACCGGCGGTCAGCCGCCGCCCCGCTCCCCGTACACGATCCCGGCCAGCCGGCGGTAGGAGTCCAGCAGGGCCGCACGGTCGTACGTGCTGGTGGTGACCAGGACCTCCTGCGCCCCCGTCTCCTTCAGCACCGCCTCCAGCTCGTGCGCGACCTGCTCCTCGGTCCCCGCGAGATGGCCGGTGAGGGCGGACTCGTAGAAGCCGCGCTCCTTCGCGGTCATCGCGCGGACCTCGGCCTCTTCGGCGGGCGGCAGCGGGGGAAAGGTGCCGTGGGTGCGCGAGTACGCCATCGACCAGGCCTCCGGGACCAGGAGCCGTCGCGCCGCCGCGGGCGTCCCGGCCACGGCGATCGTCCCGGAGATGACGACATAGGGCTCCGACGCCCAGGGGGAGGGCCGGAAGCGGGAACGGTAGTGGTCGACGCGGCGCCGCGTCTTCTCGCGGTCGCGCAGGTCGCCGATGACCATCGGCAGGCCCGCGCGCGCCGCGATCTCCGCGCCCTCGCCCATGGCCAGCACGAACGGCGGCACGGTCAGCCCCTCCGAGGGCCGCGCGTGCACCCCCGTGGGCGAGGTGCCGAGGAACCAGTCGAGCAGCTCCTGGATCTGCCCCGCGAAGTCGTCCGCGTCGTCCTTGTCGCGCCCCAGGGCCCGGCGCACCCCGTCGGTGAAACCCACCGAGCGGCCCAGACCCATGTCGATCCGCCCCGGGAACAGCGATTCCAGGACGCCGAACTGCTCGGCCACGACCAGGGGGCGGTGGTTGGGCAGCATCACCCCGCCGCTGCCGACCCGGATCGTGCGCGTCGCACCGGCCACGGCGGCGGCCA
Coding sequences within it:
- a CDS encoding LLM class flavin-dependent oxidoreductase, producing the protein MSSVIASARFSVLDRSRVREGHTGAEALRDTVRLAQEAEALGYHRFWVSEHHGVPGVAGSAPTVLAAAVAGATRTIRVGSGGVMLPNHRPLVVAEQFGVLESLFPGRIDMGLGRSVGFTDGVRRALGRDKDDADDFAGQIQELLDWFLGTSPTGVHARPSEGLTVPPFVLAMGEGAEIAARAGLPMVIGDLRDREKTRRRVDHYRSRFRPSPWASEPYVVISGTIAVAGTPAAARRLLVPEAWSMAYSRTHGTFPPLPPAEEAEVRAMTAKERGFYESALTGHLAGTEEQVAHELEAVLKETGAQEVLVTTSTYDRAALLDSYRRLAGIVYGERGGG